attttttattgagtGATGAGACCTTTGAagattatgtatattgtttttagaGGTTTTGGCTTGATATGAGAGTAAATGCTTTGATACATTTCTTAATTTCAGCTTCTAGAAAAGTTTGTTGAAGAATATTTTGATCAGAACCCTTTAAGTCAACTTGGTTTactattaatgaaaaataaaagagcaGAAAAATTGACTGAGCTTTCAGGCAATGTAAGAAAGCATATTAAGTCATTACAAGGgtatgtataaaatatgaattaattaaaaaaataattaataagtaggtatttacttaaaaatttcTGTTCGGATTTCTTTTTAAGATTGACAGAAATGGCTCTGAGTGGGGAGCCATCTTTACAAAACACTCTGGAGTTGGCCAATCGTATCCTTAAACCCCTACCTGCACATGCCTCAAGGGAACTTCTTGTATTATTTGCCTCTCTTACTACTTGTGATCCCAGCGATATTACTACCACCATACAGGTAAGCAGCAatcaataagtataaataaaattaaaatatgaaagaacttttatataataaagttCATATTGTTCTTGCAGGCACTAAAAACTGAAGGAATTCGTTGTTCTGTAATTGGTCTAGCAGCAGAAGTAAGAATTTGTAAGAAATTATGTCAAGACACGGGTGGAGAATATGGGGTAAGCTATAAGAGCTGACTGTAGGTCCTGACAAATACTGCATAAACTTTTCTGCTATTGAAAGtaaattgatgtattaaaataatgttttgccAATAAGGTGGTACTAGACGACGTGCACTACCGCTCCCTGTTACTGGACTCGACCAGTCCGCCGCCGCGGGCGCGCGCGTTGGACGCCGGCCTCGTCAAGATGGGCTTTCCGCACTCCGCGCCGCCGACCAACCAGACCGACCCCGGGACTAACGCTGACCCACCCATCACCGTCTGCATGTGGtatgtactttaaatatatttgataaagtatatgatattaaaaaagccAGCACATCCCAATCAGAAATAATTCGAATTTTAGGTTCAATGCCCATGGGACACACTACTCAGTAGTTAAAACTATAAACGATAGTCGCGATACAAGGCGAAGATACAAGATGCTTTTTTAAGAATGCGTCTCCCGCATTTATgtattcaatccttgtgtcacttggggtcacatgcgcaaagatacccagactcggGTCCAGCAtttgaggatcacacaaatgcttgtcctacgcgaggatcgaacccgcgacacgtcgcgttcagtgggtttaAAGAGTTTCATAcccaaatttcaatattttctgcTTACtcttacatttgtttatttccagTCATTTAGAGGAAGGCGAGGGTGTCGGCGGTGAGGGTCACCTGTGTCCTCAGTGTCGCAGCAAGTACTGCTCGCTGCCCGCGCAGTGCCGCACGTGTGGCCTCACCTTAGCATCGGCCCCGCATCTAGCCAGGTAAAGAGTCCATCTCATCAGTGCGCAATATGTCTGCGTCATAGTATTCCAATCGTTTTACCGAACATAGATCAAGCATTAAGTTgatgttataaatttatataaaaaataaatatttgttcattttaGATCATATCATCACTTGTTTCCTGTCGATCCCTATGAAGAAATGCCAAACGAGGGTCAAGCACAATACTGTTTTGCTTGCTTAAGAAACTTCACAGACCTAGATAAACAGGTAAGttttcaaaaagatttatttatttaaaaaatatgtctactGTCATCCACAACTTACAAGTAATTTGGTTTGGTTAAGtatgttattacatttaaaacgaGCTATAATAACGATAAAATTTCAAACTACCTCCTAGTTCCTAATCCTACATCCTACTATGTTAATTGCACACAATATAAACCTCTTTGGTCTACTTCGAAATGGCGCTTAACAGGCATTTAACTAAATTGTGAGTACAGActaagaaaatatgtatattttttaatttccaggTATATCGTTGTACTCGCTGTCATGAGTTTTACTGCTGGGAGTGCGAGAGCGTGGTCTCTACAACACTGCACGTGTGTCCGGGCTGCGCGTCGAGACCACACCTGTACCAGCGACTGCCGGAAGCCTCGTGAACACCATAGACTAGACACGGTAGAGCCAGGTACTGGCAGCAACAAAAATGAATCAATAGtgtagtattaataataaaaaaaaaaaatttgagtTTGAACCAGTTTTTAGTAGATGTAGATCAACAAACAacgatttatcattttttttgtaaaaaacaaatgcgTCAATGAATTTCACCACAGACTCTGATTCTgactaatgttttaaatatcttcGTTCCGGCTATCTCTTGCAGTAAGCAGACAAGTATTATAGACCCTGTCTAATTATAGTGTtcggtgttttgtttttataatggtCTTTATTTGGATTACCTAACCTCACCTGCCCTTCTAGCCAACTGATTATTTTCTATATACAATGATTATTACTTATATATCGTTATATTGACATTTCGTTTGGAAAGGTCGCGTGACTTACCTCATCTCAAAACATTCGAGTGTTtcctataatttaattacaggGCGGATTTATAAaggaagtaataaaaaaataataattattacgtaattggtttatttatatcacaattTGGAATTTTCTACATGGTGATAGAAAAATAACAGACCTTAGTCTATACTATAGTAAATTAACATATCTCGCAGACGTTACGACAATTTGTATTTGATGGTGGCATTAAAGTAATTCTATTGTTTACCTTCGAGCCTATTGTACATATAGTATCATGTTGAATATTGAACATTACTAATTCTATAAACGTTTGCGAGTACATCTCATAAGCGGTCCATTACAAAGATCACAGATAAAAATCTCTCATTGCTATATTAAAATGGTATTTAATACCAACCGCTGTTGTTTTTGGTTTCACtacaagtttataaaaatataataaaaggcaATCGTTTTGTATACGGAATAGCCGTTTTAATGAGATTTACTTACAGctacttgtttttattgtatttgttttgttgagaTAAGTTACTTCGCGCCTCTCAGACACCATTACCGAgtcttaattatattatgtataataaatgtatatatgtatttacttGTAACAATAGTGTATACTCATAacagcaatttaattttattataaaatatcgtacaaactttttagttgttttatttgtccTCATGGATTTATTACTCAAATCGATTGCTTATTGTTTTTGGACATGAATACTTGCTTATATCTTAAAATTCTCGTTTTTGGTGTATTGAAATGATTATTTATCAcagatattaaacaaatttaaatatttctatacaTATTTCCAATAACATGCAGTGgtcatatttatataatagtagTACTTATGAAAATAGTGCGTAGTGCCAACTTGTATACATCTGTATAGCAACATAGCGTCCGCTAAACTGTTAGTCAGACGCGCGCTTaagtacaacaaaataatttataatgcgCTTCAAACCCTTTGGCTCTCCGTTGAGTTTTTCTTGCGCGATATCCATAATATATTCGGTTTTTGATAATACTGTTCTATTTGAAGAAGAGACTTGCCTTTAGTCTCGGGAAGTAGGAGGAACAGAACTATAGTCGCTAGTAGGGAAGAGCAACCAAAAAGCGCAAAAACTCCAGCGATGCCTATGCTGTTTTTCATGACCGGGTAAAGTTTCGTGAAACCGAAGAGCACGGCGTTGAAGAGGCAGAAGATGTACCCGCCGCAGAGGCCGCGGACCTTAGTGGGGAGGAGTTCCCCGATCATGAGTCCGGGGAGGAGGAAGAAGCCGAGCGTGTTGAAGGCGACGTAGCCGAGCACGAGCGCGGGCGGCGCGAGGCCGGCGCCGGGCCCGCCGCTCAGCAGCGCCGCCAGCGCCAGCGTGCACAGCGCCGTGCCCGCGCCCGACACCAGCACCAGCGCGCGCCGCGTCACGCGCAGCAGCAGCATGCACGCCACCACCGTCACGCACAGCCGCACCAGCGCGCTCGCGTTCGCCGCCATCTGACACACAACACGCACCTCACGATACCGACAATACAAGGACAGGCTCTGATACACAACACAAGAGAGCCgcacatttcttctcagggatGGTTAGAtgggaaatgtcgactccagcgttctcaaaaaaatacatataatcatgatgatatatccta
The window above is part of the Trichoplusia ni isolate ovarian cell line Hi5 chromosome 11, tn1, whole genome shotgun sequence genome. Proteins encoded here:
- the LOC113498441 gene encoding general transcription factor IIH subunit 2, with product MADDEQDAKEYRWETGYEKTWEAIKEDEDGLVEGLVAEFAQKAARKAVVPRRGPVRLGMMRHVLVAVDCSEAMNSQDLKPSRFLCTLKLLEKFVEEYFDQNPLSQLGLLLMKNKRAEKLTELSGNVRKHIKSLQGLTEMALSGEPSLQNTLELANRILKPLPAHASRELLVLFASLTTCDPSDITTTIQALKTEGIRCSVIGLAAEVRICKKLCQDTGGEYGVVLDDVHYRSLLLDSTSPPPRARALDAGLVKMGFPHSAPPTNQTDPGTNADPPITVCMCHLEEGEGVGGEGHLCPQCRSKYCSLPAQCRTCGLTLASAPHLARSYHHLFPVDPYEEMPNEGQAQYCFACLRNFTDLDKQVYRCTRCHEFYCWECESVVSTTLHVCPGCASRPHLYQRLPEAS